The window GAAGTTCGACACTCTCCTGGGGAAAGACAACCCCCGAGTCGGGGTGGAGAGGCGATACGTCGTAAGCAGCTGGAGGCGTATAGCGTCGGACGCCTTACCGACCCAAGTCAAATCCTGGGCGAACTACGCCAACTCAGCGCTGGCGACGCGGGAGGCGGCCAGACTTGGATACGACGGCGCAATATTCCTCGACAACAGGGGATTCGTCTCCGAGGGAACCGGGGCCTGCCTCATGACCGTGAGGAACGGCAAGGTGATCACGCCACCGGTCACCGCCTCGATCCTCGAGTCCGTAACAAGGGGCAGGCTCATCGAGTTCATCGAGGAGGACCTGGGCATCCCCGTCGAGGTCAGGGACTTTACTCGAGTCGAGCTCTACGCCGCTGACGAGGCGTTTCTATGCGGGACGGGATACGAGGTTACACCCCTCACGAGCGTGGACG is drawn from Candidatus Thermoplasmatota archaeon and contains these coding sequences:
- a CDS encoding aminotransferase class IV → KFDTLLGKDNPRVGVERRYVVSSWRRIASDALPTQVKSWANYANSALATREAARLGYDGAIFLDNRGFVSEGTGACLMTVRNGKVITPPVTASILESVTRGRLIEFIEEDLGIPVEVRDFTRVELYAADEAFLCGTGYEVTPLTSVDDINFGDEYPGPVTRKIAEHYSKILEGKVETRKSWLTPV